CAGCCGCGCTGGCGCTGCGCCTCCGGGATCAGGTTGGACGCCGCCACGTAGAGCGTAACGCCGGCCGCGAGCGCCAGGCCGTACCGTTCCAGCAGCGTGCTCGCGGGGGTGATCAGGGCGCCCACGACGGTGGCCGCTGCCACCACCGCGACCGCCGCCAGGGTCCGGGAGCGGTCGTTCCCGCTGGCCAGCATGATGCTGGCCAACGCGGCGCCGGCCGGCACCTTGTGCAGGAGCACCGCGAGCGCGATCAGCACGCCCAACTCGGCCGCAAGAGCGTACCCGCCCGCGATCGCTACGCCGTCGAAGAACGCGTGCGGCAGCATCCCGGCCACCGCCATCAGACCCACCCGCGGCGACACCATCGCGTCCGCGTGGGTCTCCTCGCCGAAGTGGAAATGGGGGACGACGGTGTGCTGGGCGAGGTGAACCCCCAGGTACCCGAGCAGAACCGCGGTCAGGCCGTGCGTGACCTCCAGCGCCGGAGGCAGCATCTCCAGCAGCGCCACCGCCAGCATGAACCCGGCGCCGAAGCCGACCAGGAAGCCGAGCAGCGTGCGCCTGCCCAGGGCCCCCTGGGTCACCACGAGCGCTCCCGCGACGTTGGCCGCCGCGACTATCAGCACCAGAGCAAACACGCTCACGGACGCCGCTCCCGCACGAGCCCCAACAGGCGCTCGCGATCGTTGGCTCGCGGTTCGTCCAGCACCACCTCCAGGAGCTCACGCAGGATCAACGAGAACTCGGGACCCGGCGTCAGCCCGAGCTCGATCAGGTCGGAGCCGTCGATGGCGAGGTCGGAGATGGAAAGCGCGGGGCGGTCTCGCAGGACCGCGCGCGCCATCCGCCAACGCTCGATGAGATCCTCGGCGGGCGGCGCCCCGCCCGACCGCACGACCGCCGCGCGCACACGAGCCGAGCGCAGGCGGAACAGATCGGCAACGCGCTCGGGCCGGACCCTGCTCAGCCAGCGGCGCACGCGCGCGCCGTCCGAGTCGGGCGGGAACAGGTCCTCCTGCAGCGCGACCAGATCGCCCACCCTGTCGATATCCGCGTTCGAGTATCGCAGCCGCCCGAGCAGCTCGCGGGCGAGCCGGGCGCCGGCCCGCTCGTGGCCGGTGAAGCGCCAGCCTCCGCGCAGGTCGCGGGTCCGCGCTTCGGGCATGCCGACACGCGCCAGGAGCGCCGCGAGCCGCAATCCGCCGCGCTCGGGGCGCAGGTGGTCCACGGCGAGCAGGGTCTCCGACCAGGGCGTAGTGACGGGGCCCAACTCGGTTTCCAGGTCCACCAGATCCGCCAGCGGGGGCGCGACGTGTCGCATGACCCCGGACGCCGCCAGTAGCGACAGCGCGGCGGACGGACGCCGGTGA
This genomic stretch from Gemmatimonadota bacterium harbors:
- a CDS encoding ZIP family metal transporter, producing MSVFALVLIVAAANVAGALVVTQGALGRRTLLGFLVGFGAGFMLAVALLEMLPPALEVTHGLTAVLLGYLGVHLAQHTVVPHFHFGEETHADAMVSPRVGLMAVAGMLPHAFFDGVAIAGGYALAAELGVLIALAVLLHKVPAGAALASIMLASGNDRSRTLAAVAVVAAATVVGALITPASTLLERYGLALAAGVTLYVAASNLIPEAQRQRGWLLPGGVFVGVAAYYLARLVAPF
- a CDS encoding CCA tRNA nucleotidyltransferase, whose amino-acid sequence is MPDLLAPTLVRSVTERLEAAGHDTWAVGGAVRDALLGHGGSDWDLATAARPEEVRRIFRRTVPLGVEHGTVGVLGPSGDMLEVTTFRRDVETTGRHAVVRFADRIEDDLSRRDFTINAIAWHPIRHELLDPFAGQRDLRSGVLRTVGEARERFAEDYLRILRAVRFAGRFALAIAPRTWEALVAARASVDNLSAERVREELTKILAHRRPSAALSLLAASGVMRHVAPPLADLVDLETELGPVTTPWSETLLAVDHLRPERGGLRLAALLARVGMPEARTRDLRGGWRFTGHERAGARLARELLGRLRYSNADIDRVGDLVALQEDLFPPDSDGARVRRWLSRVRPERVADLFRLRSARVRAAVVRSGGAPPAEDLIERWRMARAVLRDRPALSISDLAIDGSDLIELGLTPGPEFSLILRELLEVVLDEPRANDRERLLGLVRERRP